A region of Flavobacterium indicum GPTSA100-9 = DSM 17447 DNA encodes the following proteins:
- a CDS encoding C40 family peptidase — MFGICNLAIVPIRFEASDRSEMVSQLLFGDHFKIVESTPKWIRIQTAFDHYEGWIDSKQYQALSETQFQLIETTANILNGDLIDFVSYGNNQLMPIPLGSSVSFLDINEINTSNFQFEGMKLCGVKPKEQLLKTAFLYLNAPYLWGGKTPFGIDCSGFTQMVYKLNGYKLLRDASQQATQGEPLSFIEESEPGDLAFFDNDEGNIIHVGIMMENNYIIHASGKVRIDRIDHLGIYNVDTGRHTHKLRVIKKLI; from the coding sequence ATGTTTGGAATTTGTAATTTAGCTATTGTTCCTATAAGATTTGAAGCCAGTGACAGAAGTGAAATGGTTTCCCAATTGTTATTTGGAGATCACTTCAAAATAGTAGAATCCACACCAAAATGGATTCGTATTCAAACCGCATTTGATCACTATGAAGGTTGGATTGATAGTAAACAATACCAAGCATTATCTGAAACTCAATTTCAATTAATTGAAACCACAGCAAACATTTTAAACGGCGATTTAATTGATTTTGTTTCTTATGGTAATAATCAATTAATGCCAATTCCTTTAGGAAGTTCGGTATCATTTTTAGATATAAATGAAATCAACACTTCTAACTTTCAATTTGAAGGCATGAAGCTTTGTGGTGTGAAACCCAAAGAACAATTACTTAAAACTGCCTTTTTATATTTAAATGCACCCTATTTATGGGGAGGCAAAACACCTTTTGGTATCGATTGTTCTGGTTTTACGCAAATGGTGTACAAATTAAATGGTTATAAATTACTTCGCGATGCCTCACAACAAGCTACACAAGGTGAGCCCTTGAGTTTTATTGAAGAAAGTGAACCGGGTGATTTAGCCTTTTTCGATAATGACGAAGGTAATATAATACATGTAGGTATTATGATGGAGAACAATTACATTATTCATGCCTCTGGTAAAGTACGTATTGACCGTATTGATCATTTAGGAATTTATAATGTAGACACAGGTCGTCATACGCATAAATTAAGAGTCATTAAGAAATTGATATAA